tttcaCACTATTTTCAGGAATATCTTCCCAATCCATGAGGGCCAGAAACTTTTTTTTAGAGTGAAAACTGAAGACTGTCTGAACCATGCTCTGTGCTGCCTGTTGAATTTTGGGGCACCCACACAGCTTCGCCACTGCCCAAGGACAGGTAAAGATGCTAAACAGCAAAAGTTTTCTCAGAGTTCTGCTACAGGtggagatttctctctctctctctctctctttttaaagcttGGAGACACTGAGGACTGAGGTCTCAAACAAGCAACACAAGTCCTCCGCTAGCATGCTTCCCCACCATAAAGctgaaagaaagaagagccccaggaTCTCTACTCACCGATCCGGTGAATATATTCCACGGCGCTACTTGGGAAGTCATAATTGAGGACCATGTTCACTCCTTTGAAGTCAATTCCTCTTGCTAGCAAAGCGGTGCAAATCAGGACCCAGATCTTCCCTGCCCGGAAACTCTGGACAACGTTCTCTCTCTAGGGAgacaaatatcccccccccccaataaatacaAAGACTAGACAGCcggtccaacacactgtgtcacacagtggccaaaaaacccaagagccaccaggaggtccattagtggggccaggacactagaagctctcccactgtttcccctcccaagcacaaagaatacagagcatcactgcttcagacacagagttccaacaatatgctgtggctaatagccactgatggacctctgctccagatgtttatccaatcccctcttgaagctggctttgcttgcagccgctgccacctcctgtggcagtgaattccatgtgttaatcatcctttgggtgaagaaggacttccttttatccgttctaacccgactgctcagcaatttcattgagtgcccatgagttctcgtattgtaagaaagggagaaaactacttctttctctactttctccatcccatacataatcttgtaaacctctatcatgtcacccctcagtcaacatttctccaagctaaagagccccaagtgttttaacctttcctcatagggaaagtgttccaaccctttaatcattcttgttgcactttttccaatgttacaatcttttttgagatgtgatgaccagaattgtacacagtattccaaatgaggccgcaccatcgatttaaaaaggggcattatgatactggctgatttgttttcaattcccttcctaatgattcccagcacggcgttggccttttttattgcaatcacacactgtcttgacattttcagtgagttatctaccacgtccccaagatctctcttttggtaaGTCTCTgtcaattcacaccccatcaacttatatttatcGTTTGAtatctcactcctccacatgcagccagctgggttaccctgagtcagtcacaagttctctcagatgtGTTCTCTCataagcagttctctcagagctctgtcagcctcacctaccccacagggtgcctgttgtggggcggggaagggaaaggagattgtaagttgccctgagtgaaaggtgaggtataaatgcaaTCTCATCTTCTCATTATTTACTTCACATATACACTGCCTTTCTCCCCCGtgaggactcaaagcagcttcctttgttctcctctcctccatttattcATCATgaaagccctgtgaggtaggtcaggctgagagtgtgtgactggcccaaggccacctggcaagcttccatggtagagaggggattcgaacctgggtctcccagatcctagtccaacaccctaACCACTACGCCACCACTGGGCTTACTGCTGGGAGAAGGTGTACAGCCAGAGCCTGCGCacaggagtaggccaggtaggcagccccctagggcaccacctggcttaCAGGGGTGCTGCCAGGTGTCCCCTCCCCTAGCCCCACCGCTCTCAGTTTCCCGGGTCTGCgcagacccaggaagccaagagcggTAGGGTGGTGCAttggcatgtgctctcctctgagcccacctcACCCCGCTACACAGACCGGGGAAGCCAAGAGCGGTGGGGTGTCCCGTGCACCCCTTGGAGTCTGCCACAGGCCACCACCCTGCCCTGctctcaccttcctgggtctgcgGGGGcggggcctagggtgccaggaactCTGGTGCTGGCCCTGCGTACAGCAGTGCAGCCTTCGCCACTGCCCCACAAGAGCTCCCACAATATAacgctgaaggaggaggagacacagAACTTGTAAGCAGACAGACACCAACTGCTGgtccccccctgcttcagagcaTGTGTTGCTCCCAGAAGCAGGCCTGATGGAGTCCCAGCAGTGACTAGACAACCCGTGGGAATCCATCCCAGAGCACCTGCAAGGGAGAGCCTGAAGGCACAACAGCCTCTGGATTCAGCAACGGCAAAGTCCTACCTGCTGTTGTGTTCTGTCTGCGTGGATGACGTCCACATTGATGCCCTCGTAGATAAGCTCATGGAAAAGTTCTTTTGCCCGCTCAATGGACTGGACAAAAACCAAGACAGGCGGCGTGAAGCCCTGCAgcggagagagggaggaagaaagtgaAACTGAGCAGGCGGCTGACCAAAAACCACAGGCAGGGCTGTGCGGCCAAGTGGGCGGAGAGATCCGTGTTACTGAGACGGTCAAACCACGGGGACCAGGAGTTGGGTTCTTCAGCTCAGGCGGACTCAAGCTGCAGGAGTCAAGTTCTCTGTTGTTGGGACGGCCTCCTTTGGAGAAGCTTCTCCAAGGCCATGGAGAAAGTTCTCtgatggagaagaaaaatttcggaatttgtgtgggccgggaggaaacctagaattaaaatgaaagtcctgatagatgcaaaagagagaggtgggtttcaattaccagatttgaaactgtatcatgaagcaatttgtttagtatggttgaaagaatggataacgctattaaataaaaaacttctagtgttagaaggccatgggaaaaaattcggctggcatgcctacttgtattatgggaaaaagaagatggatggtcttttctctcaccattatataaggagtagcttactaaatgtgtggataaagtacaagaaatatggcgatgagaaaagacctttgtggatagtgccggctgaagtgataaagttaacggccaaaacagttaaggaaaaacaactatcatacaaccaactactaaaaatacaaagtgggaaaatagaactgaaaactgcagaagaattgaattataaatatgattggtttcaaatgcaacaaataaaaagcttgatggagaatgatattaaagctgaaggaataaggaaagagcaaacagaaatggaaagagttctgcttggagataatgagaaattaatttcaaaagtgtacaaattacttttacaatggactacagaagatgaagtagtgaaatctcaaatgataaaatgggcaattaatgtaaataaagaaataaagatggaatcttgggaatatctgtggaaaaactctatgaaactcgcaacatgtcatagtattaaagagaactgttttaagatgatgtatagatggtatatgactcaaaaaaaattagcaaagatgaacaataagatgccagataggtgctggaaatgtaaaaagcatgaaggttctttctaccatatgtggtggacttgtgaaagagctaaaatgttttggcagatgattcaacaagagatatctaagatcctgggatatgaatttaacaaagaagcagagacttttctgctgggattacaaatggaaaaatttccaaaagaagatagaactttaatatggtacttactctcagctgctaggacattgtatgcgcagttgtggaagcaagaaaaaataccagaaaaatgggattggactataaaagttatgtcatggagtgaaatggacaaattaacaagaaaactaagagactgcgatttagaactttttaatcgggagtggaagaaattcagaagatatgtagaaaaagagtggaaaataaaaggacattggacaatttttgatgattaagacatttaagacaagaatataacttttgaaggggggatctttttctttatcaattttagttttttcttgatagttaaaggtacctttaatatctgtttttttcaaaaaaaataacactggcgggggtcaagtattgggggtaggggtgggagaaaagtaagatgtggggtagaatgatgttttttttatcttaagccttttataagttgtagatatagttctactaccatatgttgctaataaaattgtttatgtaCAATGGAGAAAGTTCTCTGAACACacttcagattttaaaaatccaaattcTACGCCGTGTACTTCATCACATTTTTCATCTTGCTGAAGCATGGAACATGTGGAGGAAGAAAACTCTTTCAAGGAGAGTCCATATATAGGAATGGCCTCACCACAGACCGGAAGGATACATGCAACACAGCAAGACAGCAGAGTGGACTATACCACTTCAGACTCTGGAGAAGGGAGCTGCTCTTccttatttgtttttttaaaaatcccccccTTGCACATCAAAATCTAGCATAACAGTGAGATGGCTAGCTTAGAACTTCCCTCTCCATGTACTAGTGCTCTGCTTGCAGGGGAATTGTGTTGAGAGAAGCAGCTgcctgaagaagatattgtatttatatcccgccctccactccaaatctcagagcagctcacaatctcctttatctccctcccccacaacagacaccctgtgaggttggtagggctgagagagcactcacagcagctgcccttttgaggacagcctctgccagagctctggctgacccaaggccattccagcagctgcaagtggaggagtggggaatcaaacccggttctctcacataagagtccacacacttaaccactacactaaactggcgcTGCACCCCTCTCCATTGTAGCTTCTGTTTTTCCAGTTAAAAGATGAGGCAGTAAGTGACATGAAAGATCTCCGCCTTgaaagctgctaccagtctgagtagacaataatgactttgttggaccaaggtctgattccGCACAAGGCAGAGCCATGTGTTCACTGGATCCAGCCTGTTTTATTAACAAGTGCATCCGCATCACCAGACGAGGAGCCGTAAAAAAGCAAAACCCTGAACTACCTTTTTCACAAGGTCTCTCACAGCTAGCAGCTTCCCAGTCTCTGATCCCACAAACAAGAGCTCCTGATCCACCGTCTCCGCTGCAGAATTCCTGGAACCAAAAACAAAGTGCTGAAAAGGCCCTCAAGCTGAATTACTGCAGAAGGAACTGCCCGTGCAAGAAAAGACATTCCGCCAGCCACCATGCCCAGTTCAATAGTTGGTCAGTGTTACTAAATGAGAGAAACACTTTACAAGAATAGTGACGTGGTACCACCAGAGTActgcctttcttccccctcctcagaGATGCTATGGCATGAGAACATTAACCCAGAACATTAACATTAttaacattaataatacattaacaTTACCCTGCCCATATCCAGAAAGCATGTGGACTCTGTGCCCAATTTTTTTATCCTGCACAAGCACAACGCAGGCTAATGCACGCATGTGCACAGACAACGAACCACTGCATTGGGGTGCTTAAGTGTGGCTTGCCGTGTACTTTCAAGCAGTCTGCcaaaaccaggagtggccaaacttgcttaacggaagagccacactgaataaatgtcagatgtttgagagctgcgagacatgaacatcagatgtaggtaagtaggtaggtaggtgggagaaagggagggaaagaaagcaagcaacttaaaatgtattctccaaattgctggctggcttgctttgagaagtgttttaaagagacaaaaggcttctccatgctggctgatggggcggtgggggcttcaagagcctcataatgtgtgtgaaagagccacatgtggctcctgagccacagtttggccacccctggtcaaaaCAATGATGAAAACAACAGAAATAAATATCAACAATCCAGAAGCCCCTTCCAAGTTTCCACAACATGCTGGAGGTGTTTTCCagcaagataaaaaaaaaaaatcttaatagaAAGAGTTTTTTGTCTCAATGCAAGTAACCACCATAGAAAATCCCTGGAACAGAAGCGTGATGAATGGTACAGGCGCCAGAGAAGGAAACCGATGGAGAGGAGACCTTCCATAAGCAATAGCCAGCAGGTGGACCATAATGAGGAAGAAATTCAGAATGGCAGTCGACAATGAAACCAAGTTGTACAGACCTAGCTGACAGCTGGGCTTTACTCAATACCCTGAAGACACAAACGAAATTTGGGGCCTGGTTTCCAACAACTAGAAAGCCAAACAACCCGACAGGTGTCGAAGAGAAGAATCACAAGAACCTACCATGGGAAAAGAAGGTGCGGCTGGGTCTCTGTGCTTACCTTGCTCCGATGGAGACCGAAATGACGTTGTCTAAGTTCAGCTTACACCACTGCTCTACGTCGTGGGCAAATGTAGCGCTGAACATGGCCCTCTTGACGAAAGGGGAGGGGCAAGCCAGGAAGATGGTGGCCAGCTGGTCTCGGAACCCCGTCTTCCCATCTTCAAACAACTTGTCTGACTCGTCGACCACGAGCCACTCGACCCTGAGGCGGGGCAGAAGGTTGCCGTGAGTCGCCTTCCTCCACCCTCAACTACAGGTCTTCGTGTGTTTGGCAGGAATACTCAGTATTGCTTTGTCGAGGGGTCGTTCCTAGGTGAGCAAGAGGGCCCAACATTAGAGGCCCCCAGCTGGAGAGCCCCGATTTTTATTAATAACATTTTTGCCTCTTCTTCCCTCCAAATACTGGGCCCCAAGCATCTGATGACAGTAAATATGACCATTCAGTTTCAAGATTCCTTGGGAAGGGATTCTCCTGCCTCCTATCTTCACTCTGATGAGGGCCTTAACTGCAGCAAGGGAAGCCGTGCTGACACTACGTCATGCCTAAAACCTTTCGAAGTCTGCAAAAACACACCCcactggtccatctggtccactgagctgccctgagcccgccttggtggggtagggagggatatatatcaaataaataataataataaaaataataactacTGGCAAGAGTTCTCCAAGTCTTAAGCCAAGAGCTCTTCTTGTGaagtgaaaccagagagctcacgggtatgagtaaggtatatagCTTAGAACACTCCGtcagagctttaactaatacatacattgaaaacaacattttaaaacgcagtatttttcacatattaatttggaattatttcACAGACTATTTTACAATATACAGTGTTTTGTCTTCATTTGCAGGACTCCCTGAAGTCCAGGGCACCAATGCAGGCGTGACTGCAGTTCCCAGACTGGTGTGGCTGCAGCTGGACTGCTGCGTCCGTCCACTTCAGAGAatccttcaggcagctcaccgaGGGATATAGTTTCAAAAGCcggccctttcaagagaagctaaGGACAAATAGAGGCATGGAGCCGTGCTTGATCCttggagataagcagagcaggGCCAAAACTGAAACCTTACAAGAACTCTTCTTGGGCTACTTCCAAAGATGCTTTTAATTGGTCATGCACAAATACAATACATATGCTgaaggcttttttttgcagcagaaactcctttgcatattaggccacacctccctgatgtaaccaatactgctggagcttacagggctcttcgtacagggcctaatgtaatcTCTTagggatttgctacatcaggggtgtgtggcctaatatgcaaaggagctcctgatacaaaaaaagccctaagaacataagaacataagagaagccatgttggatcaggccaatggcccatccagtatatgctctgcctcccccccctccccccaaaaaagtttctAGTCTTTTAAGGCTGAAAAAACAAGCAAACCCGGGTAACCTCTGAAGCCAAATAGGGACTTTCGGCAGGGTTTCCAGCACTCAGGGAACAAACTGTTCATGTTCTACTTGGGTCTCCTGGAATGCTAGCAAAAGCTGTGCCTTTACGCTTAAATTTGCATTCTTCTGCCATGAGGTCCCAGCTGGCTTCTGGcagccccatggggttttcaagtcaagagatatTCAGAAGACGTTTGCCATTGATTTGCACAGACCGCAGACTTTGGGTAAAAGGCATGGAAATGAGGGGTGCATCTGAAGTATGCTGCGCTTACTACTCAATCCTCAGGCAAAATTAGGTTTCTGCTTATGCAACCAATGTAACTGGCCCATGCTTGGGTCAAAGTGTCCCTTCTGGAGGGATCCTGAAGAAACTGGCTCAGGCAGCTTTAAGAAGGAGCTACAGAACATACCTGGCCAAGTCTATTGCTGGAGGGTCTTGtttcagtaaataaataagtctgtTTGGAGTGGTCACCAGGATATCTGCAGGAAAACAAACACTTATTGAGAAACAAAGAAAAGGGGCAGGTGGATAGAATGCTGTCTGAACTGAGATTTATACCCAAATTACCAAATTTGCGGGAGGATTTTGGCCCAAACTTCTTTGCGGCCTCAGCAGCTTTCTGGATCATGCGAATTCGGAAGCCTGTCCCTTCAGATAGCTTTACCAGCTCTCTGTGCGTCTACAAAAGAAAATGTGCCCAGGCTGAAACGCTTGCAGTAGGTTCTTGAGGAAGCAAAAATGATGCTCTGCTGTAAAGGCTTCGCACTACATCGTAACAGCCTGCGCCAGGGATTCAGGATCAACCCACCAGTACCTCCAAAGGGCCTTGTGTAGCACAGCTTGTAAAAACACTCCCTCGAACACAAGACACAGAAAAAAATTCTAGGGAACATCATTCTCACCGGACTGAAGCACATTCTAATGATCAcgtttataccctgctcttcttttGAGAAGTAGAGTGGCTTAGACAGAGTTCCCATCCAAGTCTcactgggaaggggctgtggttctgttttgcatgcagaaggacccaagtttaatctccagttaaaaagagcaagtagtgatgcaaaagacccctgcctgagaccctggacagttgctgacagtctgagcagacaatccCGACCTTGAAAAACCAACAGTTCCACTGACTCGGTAGAcagcagcttcgtgtgttcattgccctcctctgcttGAAGACATGAAGCAATCTAACATCGAGCCAGCCCATTGGCCCACTGCCTATTATGACTGGCAACAGTTCTTCAGTGTCTCAGGCAAAGAACGGTCCTCCCCCAAGACTTGCTCCTGGGTGGAACTTGGGCACTTCCGCATGCAAGCAGGGGCCCTCCCAATGAGCCAGCACTCCTCCCATAAATCATACACACAAAGTGCCTTCCAACCGACTCACTCACAGCCCTTAACCATCATACCTGGTTGGCCAGCTCCCGGGTGGGTGAAATGATGAGAGCTCTGAAACCTTTGTTCATAGGCTGCTTCAGGTGCACTAGAACGGGAACGGAAAAAGCCAGGGTCTTTCCGGAGCCCGTTGGGGCACAGGCCAGAAGTTCACGACcctaatgggggagggagaagggggggaaactTAGGTAAGACAGAGCAAGATAATTTGCATACCATAAACAAACATGTAACAGTAAACCAAATTAGGCACGAAAACCAAAAGAGTATAAAAGAACAGCACTAACACGAAAGGTAAAATCTCCCAGTGGCAACACGGTGTAAGCcctattaaatatatttattgttaGTATCATATTTATTGTTAACATCCTTAGTggagagacccaaagcagctgacatcattctcttctcctccaccttAGCCTCGCAAGAACCCTGGAAAGCGGgtgaggctgagaatgtgtgactggccaaagatcGAGCtcttggggcagagccaggattcatacctgggtcttccagatcctagcctgatacCACAAAACCCACAGAGACAGGTTTCTACACACTCAGGGGACTGCACAGAGAAACAGAAAAATATGACTTTATAAATCAACTCTCGAAAAATTCCCAAAGAGCAGAAATATTTCAAGAAGGGAGATGGAGAAATTAGTCTGCTTGTGACCTGAAGAGCTTACAGAAACCTAGACAGGGAAACCAGAGGATGGGGAAGTTTTCTGACAACTTCTTCCTTTTCACCCTGCAAATCCTTACAGCTTGCTGTTAATTACATCAGACAGGCACTGGAGGATACAAAGTGCTTTCAGCAATGGTTCCATgcaacctcacaacaaccccagcCAAAGGCCAGCTGATGGGGCTCTCTGGGCTAGCGAAGGcagcagttcccaacctttttggtatggtGGCCCACAAGTCCAAATTGATTTGGTATTGTGGCCAACTCAGGGCTGGCCCAAGGCTTTTTGACACCCTGGACAAACTGTGACCTTGGCGCCCAACTAGTTCAGCCCAGTTTCTCCAGCGGCTAAGCAGCTGTTTTTGAGACACCAACAACTAATGCACAAATGGTGCTGCTGCCCCACTATGAACCAAGCAAGTAGCCTTCCACATGGAAGGTAAGCTAAGCTGCAGCTTTTGACCATCCTCTCCTtctccaatactccctctaatctCCCTCACAGTCTCACTCCACTGACTATGAAGACACTTTTTACTCAATCAAACTGTATATGCATGAAAGAACGCCCCCCCAAGCTAATTTATGACATGGAGGATACTGCTTCAAAGGTCAGATCCTAGCTTTTCATCTACAGAAGAGAGCAAAGGAAAGAGCAGGGACAGTCATTGGAGAAGGCTGCCCCGTGACCCATTTTGCAACCCACTTCTGGGTTCCaacccacaggttgggaaacattGGTGTAAAGCATATAGCACAGCTGACATGTGAAGAAAGCCCTTTGCACGTGGGTTTAAAAAAGTGCTTAACACTGGGTACAAGCCTTTGTAAATATACATGTGACCACAcgggggtgtttgtgtgtgtgtgtagaaaaaaagcccagtaggaactcatttgcatattaggccacaccctgacaccaagccagccagaactgcgttcctgctcagaaaaagccctgtgtacacaCAATATTTCCTTTCACAGAAAAATGAGAAAAAAACAGCACACAAGGTACTTTAGACTATGCTGTTTTAAAGCTTATGCTCCAGCATGTGTGCATTCAAGCAGTGTCTTCCCCATTCATTTCAACACAAATTCAGCTTTGCAAGCACAACATCAACTCCCACCCAAgcactgaaatgaatggggaaaGCTCCTGCTTACGCAGATTTCTCAGGTTCACACCAAAAAGCGCTATGCAGAACTTCAGGCCCGTTGCTCGCAAGtggctagagagagagaaatataatCGGCACCCACGTGAAGCATGACTGGAATGGCTTGCATCTGAACTGGTGTGGGAGACTGGAAACCCGCAGCTTCAATATTCTGCATGATCTTTGGGTGGATTTTGTATTCGTCTCTGAGTTGCTCAAAGGTAGCAATTGGTTCTGGAAGATCTGTTCCTTGAATGTAGATCTTGTGCTGGTTTCTGAATTGGTTTACCTGGGGGAAAAGAAATTTCGACACGTGCTGCAGTCAAATGGCATTCAAGGAAAGATATCTTATCGTTTCTTCTTAGGCATCCTCAAAGAAGCAGAAGGTGCTTCTGGAATGCAGCCGTCCTGCTTTAAAACTTATTCCCTCGAAAGATAAAACTGGCACACATTCATAAATAATAGGACTTTGAATATTTAACTGGCTAATTAAGCCAGCTGATTGCAAATTGTTCACTTAATCTAGATGCAGAAGTTTATATTTTGGGGCAGATCCACTGATAAGAAGAAAGTATGCTCGTGCTATGAGAATGCAAAATCTCTCTCCCCCAAAGACATCAGTGGAACTACTAACAAGATTCCCTGATCTTGGAGAAGCTACTGAGTCATAACTCTGATTCTAATTCAAACCCTGAACACACGACTAAAAGTCCAATACTCTGCCCATTTTCAGGGAAATTCATTTCCTACATTCTCAGCCACAAGAGCAAACCAACAGAAGTTTTATTCACGGTTCAATTTAAGGTCTCCACAAATGTCCTCATAGAAAACTTTTCAAAGAACTTCCTCACCTTTTCTCGTCGGGCTTGTTCCAGTTTCTCGGCAGTGGGCTTCTCCTGCCCCCTTTTTTGGGAAACCCCGAGCTTTGCTTCCAGAGCAGACATCCACAGCAGTCCATCATGCTCAGTGCCAGCAAGTAGTGGAGCTGTATCTGAAAGGTTCAAGAACACCCACAGTGTACACTAGGACTGCCACagcagtcac
The Heteronotia binoei isolate CCM8104 ecotype False Entrance Well chromosome 18, APGP_CSIRO_Hbin_v1, whole genome shotgun sequence genome window above contains:
- the DDX52 gene encoding probable ATP-dependent RNA helicase DDX52 encodes the protein MDAHELFRRLGAGAKFDVKRFRGDAERFKVIKTKSKEHLEELDFFASKSKKIPNPSENGRGATEPLDEAKKSSETHSEDDLSESGGAAKKRKRDAQSTEGRTRRKKKKAQDTAPLLAGTEHDGLLWMSALEAKLGVSQKRGQEKPTAEKLEQARREKVNQFRNQHKIYIQGTDLPEPIATFEQLRDEYKIHPKIMQNIEAAGFQSPTPVQMQAIPVMLHGRELLACAPTGSGKTLAFSVPVLVHLKQPMNKGFRALIISPTRELANQTHRELVKLSEGTGFRIRMIQKAAEAAKKFGPKSSRKFDILVTTPNRLIYLLKQDPPAIDLARVEWLVVDESDKLFEDGKTGFRDQLATIFLACPSPFVKRAMFSATFAHDVEQWCKLNLDNVISVSIGARNSAAETVDQELLFVGSETGKLLAVRDLVKKGFTPPVLVFVQSIERAKELFHELIYEGINVDVIHADRTQQQRENVVQSFRAGKIWVLICTALLARGIDFKGVNMVLNYDFPSSAVEYIHRIGRTGRAGRTGKAITFFTEDDKPLLRSIASVIQRAGCPVPDYIKHFHKLQSKQKKKLMKKPLEREHILTSPRFLQRKAKRKRIISKKGAKKNKAKNNNSQSQTECFEKSVKI